From a region of the Oncorhynchus keta strain PuntledgeMale-10-30-2019 chromosome 13, Oket_V2, whole genome shotgun sequence genome:
- the LOC127906831 gene encoding uncharacterized protein DDB_G0290685-like isoform X7 translates to MTIPEKEREGRKKPGESEREGGKNEGESEREGRKKPGESEREGRKNEGESEREGRKNEGESEREGRKNESESEREGRKNEGESEREGRKNEGESEREGRKNEGESEREGRKNEGESEREVRNNEGESEREGRKKQGESEREGRKNEGESEREGRKKPGESEREGRKKQGESEREGRKNEGKYQREKGGRMKVNQREKGGRMTVNQREKGGRNQVNQREKGGRNKVNQRRKGGRNQVNQREKGGRLKVNQREKGGIMKVNQREKGGRMKVNHREKGGRMKVNQREKEGRNQVNQREKGGRMKVNRREKGGRNQVNQREKGGRMKVNQREKGGRMKVNQREKGGRMKVNQREKGGRMKVNQREKGGKMKVNQREKGGRMKVNQREKGGRNQVNQREKGGRMKVNQREKGGRNQVNQREKGGRMKVNQREKGGRMKVNQREGRKKQGESEREGRKKPGESEREGRKNGGESEREGRKNEGESEREVRNNEGESEREGRKKQGESEREGRKNEGESEREGRKKPGESEREGRKKQGESEREGRKNEGKYQREKGGRMKVNQREKGGRMTVNQREKGGRNQVNQREKGGRNKVNQRRKGGRNQVNQREKGGRNQVNQREKGGRMKINIRERREEE, encoded by the exons atgacaattccagagaaagagagagaagggaggaagaaaccaggtgaatcagagagagaaggggggaagaatgaaggtgaatcagagagagaagggaggaagaaaccAG gtgaatcagagagagaagggaggaagaatgaaggtgaatcagagagagaagggaggaagaatgaaggtgaatcagagagagaagggaggaagaatgaaagtgaatcagagagagaagggaggaagaatgaaggtgaatcagagagagaagggaggaaaaatgaag gtgaatcagagagagaagggaggaagaatgaaggtgaatcagagagagaagggaggaagaatgaaggtgaatcagagagagaagtgaggaacaatgaaggtgaatcagagagagaagggaggaagaaacaaggtgaatcagagagagaagggaggaagaatgaaggtgaatcagagagagaagggaggaagaaaccaggtgaatcagagagagaagggaggaagaaacaaggtgaatcagagagagaagggaggaagaatgaaggtaaatatcagagagagaagggaggaagaatgaaggtgaatcagagagagaagggaggaagaatgacggtgaatcagagagagaagggaggaagaaaccaggtgaatcagagagagaagggtggaagaaacaaggtgaatcagagaaggaagggaggaagaaaccaggtgaatcagagagagaagggaggaagattgaaggtgaatcagagagagaagggaggaataatgaaggtgaatcagagagagaagggaggaagaatgaaggtgaatcatagagagaagggaggaagaatgaaggtgaatcagagagagaaggaaggaagaaaccaggtgaatcagagagagaagggaggaagaatgaaggtgaatcgaagagagaagggaggaagaaaccaggtgaatcagagagagaagggaggaagaatgaaggtgaatcagagagagaagggaggaagaatgaaggtgaatcagagagagaagggaggaagaatgaaagtgaatcagagagagaagggaggaagaatgaaggtgaatcagagagagaagggaggaaaaatgaaggtgaatcagagagagaagggaggaagaatgaaggtgaatcagagagagaagggaggaagaaaccaggttaatcagagagagaagggaggaagaatgaaggtgaatcagagagagaagggaggaagaaaccaggtgaatcagagagagaagggaggaagaatgaaggtaaatcagagagagaagggaggaagaatgaaggtgaatcagagagaagggaggaagaaacaaggtgaatcagagagagaagggaggaagaaaccaggtgaatcagagagagaagggaggaagaatggaggtgaatcagagagagaagggaggaagaatgaaggtgaatcagagagagaagtgaggaacaatgaaggtgaatcagagagagaagggaggaagaaacaaggtgaatcagagagagaagggaggaagaatgaaggtgaatcagagagagaagggaggaagaaaccaggtgaatcagagagagaagggaggaagaaacaaggtgaatcagagagagaagggaggaagaatgaaggtaaatatcagagagagaagggaggaagaatgaaggtgaatcagagagagaagggaggaagaatgacggtgaatcagagagagaagggaggaagaaaccaggtgaatcagagagagaagggtggaagaaacaaggtgaatcagagaaggaagggaggaagaaaccag
- the LOC127906831 gene encoding sodium/potassium/calcium exchanger 1-like isoform X25 translates to MTIPEKEREGRKKPGESEREGGKNEGESEREGRKKPGESEREGRKNEGESEREGRKNEGESEREGRKNESESEREGRKNEGESEREGRKNEGESEREGRKNEGESEREGRKNEGESEREVRNNEGESEREGRKKQGESEREGRKNEGESEREGRKKPGESEREGRKKQGESEREGRKNEGKYQREKGGRMKVNQREKGGRMTVNQREKGGRNQVNQREKGGRNKVNQRRKGGRNQVNQREKGGRLKVNQREKGGIMKVNQREKGGRMKVNHREKGGRMKVNQREKEGRNQVNQREKGGRMKVNRREKGGRNQVNQREKGGRMKVNQREKGGRMKVNQREK, encoded by the exons atgacaattccagagaaagagagagaagggaggaagaaaccaggtgaatcagagagagaaggggggaagaatgaaggtgaatcagagagagaagggaggaagaaaccAG gtgaatcagagagagaagggaggaagaatgaaggtgaatcagagagagaagggaggaagaatgaaggtgaatcagagagagaagggaggaagaatgaaagtgaatcagagagagaagggaggaagaatgaaggtgaatcagagagagaagggaggaaaaatgaag gtgaatcagagagagaagggaggaagaatgaaggtgaatcagagagagaagggaggaagaatgaaggtgaatcagagagagaagtgaggaacaatgaaggtgaatcagagagagaagggaggaagaaacaaggtgaatcagagagagaagggaggaagaatgaaggtgaatcagagagagaagggaggaagaaaccaggtgaatcagagagagaagggaggaagaaacaaggtgaatcagagagagaagggaggaagaatgaaggtaaatatcagagagagaagggaggaagaatgaaggtgaatcagagagagaagggaggaagaatgacggtgaatcagagagagaagggaggaagaaaccaggtgaatcagagagagaagggtggaagaaacaaggtgaatcagagaaggaagggaggaagaaaccaggtgaatcagagagagaagggaggaagattgaaggtgaatcagagagagaagggaggaataatgaaggtgaatcagagagagaagggaggaagaatgaaggtgaatcatagagagaagggaggaagaatgaaggtgaatcagagagagaaggaaggaagaaaccaggtgaatcagagagagaagggaggaagaatgaaggtgaatcgaagagagaagggaggaagaaaccaggtgaatcagagagagaagggaggaagaatgaag gtgaatcagagagagaagggaggaagaatgaaggtgaatcagagagagaagtga
- the LOC127906831 gene encoding sodium/potassium/calcium exchanger 1-like isoform X24, with protein MTIPEKEREGRKKPGESEREGGKNEGESEREGRKKPGESEREGRKNEGESEREGRKNEGESEREGRKNESESEREGRKNEGESEREGRKNEGESEREGRKNEGESEREGRKNEGESEREVRNNEGESEREGRKKQGESEREGRKNEGESEREGRKKPGESEREGRKKQGESEREGRKNEGKYQREKGGRMKVNQREKGGRMTVNQREKGGRNQVNQREKGGRNKVNQRRKGGRNQVNQREKGGRLKVNQREKGGIMKVNQREKGGRMKVNHREKGGRMKVNQREKEGRNQVNQREKGGRMKVNQREKGGRNQVNQREKGGRNKVNQREKGGRMKVNIRERREEE; from the exons atgacaattccagagaaagagagagaagggaggaagaaaccaggtgaatcagagagagaaggggggaagaatgaaggtgaatcagagagagaagggaggaagaaaccAG gtgaatcagagagagaagggaggaagaatgaaggtgaatcagagagagaagggaggaagaatgaaggtgaatcagagagagaagggaggaagaatgaaagtgaatcagagagagaagggaggaagaatgaaggtgaatcagagagagaagggaggaaaaatgaag gtgaatcagagagagaagggaggaagaatgaaggtgaatcagagagagaagggaggaagaatgaaggtgaatcagagagagaagtgaggaacaatgaaggtgaatcagagagagaagggaggaagaaacaaggtgaatcagagagagaagggaggaagaatgaaggtgaatcagagagagaagggaggaagaaaccaggtgaatcagagagagaagggaggaagaaacaaggtgaatcagagagagaagggaggaagaatgaaggtaaatatcagagagagaagggaggaagaatgaaggtgaatcagagagagaagggaggaagaatgacggtgaatcagagagagaagggaggaagaaaccaggtgaatcagagagagaagggtggaagaaacaaggtgaatcagagaaggaagggaggaagaaaccaggtgaatcagagagagaagggaggaagattgaaggtgaatcagagagagaagggaggaataatgaaggtgaatcagagagagaagggaggaagaatgaaggtgaatcatagagagaagggaggaagaatgaaggtgaatcagagagagaaggaaggaagaaaccag gtgaatcagagagagaagggaggaagaatgaaggtgaatcagagagagaagggaggaagaaaccaggtgaatcagagagagaagggaggaagaaacaaggtgaatcagagagagaagggaggaagaatgaaggtaaatatcagagagagaagggaggaagaatga
- the LOC127906831 gene encoding ABC transporter F family member 4-like isoform X22 produces MTIPEKEREGRKKPGESEREGGKNEGESEREGRKKPGESEREGRKNEGESEREGRKNEGESEREGRKNESESEREGRKNEGESEREGRKNEGESEREGRKNEGESEREGRKNEGESEREVRNNEGESEREGRKKQGESEREGRKNEGESEREGRKKPGESEREGRKKQGESEREGRKNEGKYQREKGGRMKVNQREKGGRMTVNQREKGGRNQVNQREKGGRNKVNQRRKGGRNQVNQREKGGRLKVNQREKGGIMKVNQREKGGRMKVNHREKGGRMKVNQREKEGRNQVNQREKGGRMKVNRREKGGRNQVNQREKGGRMKVNQREKGGRMKVNQREKGGRMKVNQREKGGRMKVNQREKGGKMKVNQREKGGRMKVNQREKGGRNQVNQREKGGRMKVNQREKGGRNQVNQREKGGRMKVNQREKGGRMKVNQREGRKKQGESEREGRKKPGESEREGRKNEGESEREGRKKPG; encoded by the exons atgacaattccagagaaagagagagaagggaggaagaaaccaggtgaatcagagagagaaggggggaagaatgaaggtgaatcagagagagaagggaggaagaaaccAG gtgaatcagagagagaagggaggaagaatgaaggtgaatcagagagagaagggaggaagaatgaaggtgaatcagagagagaagggaggaagaatgaaagtgaatcagagagagaagggaggaagaatgaaggtgaatcagagagagaagggaggaaaaatgaag gtgaatcagagagagaagggaggaagaatgaaggtgaatcagagagagaagggaggaagaatgaaggtgaatcagagagagaagtgaggaacaatgaaggtgaatcagagagagaagggaggaagaaacaaggtgaatcagagagagaagggaggaagaatgaaggtgaatcagagagagaagggaggaagaaaccaggtgaatcagagagagaagggaggaagaaacaaggtgaatcagagagagaagggaggaagaatgaaggtaaatatcagagagagaagggaggaagaatgaaggtgaatcagagagagaagggaggaagaatgacggtgaatcagagagagaagggaggaagaaaccaggtgaatcagagagagaagggtggaagaaacaaggtgaatcagagaaggaagggaggaagaaaccaggtgaatcagagagagaagggaggaagattgaaggtgaatcagagagagaagggaggaataatgaaggtgaatcagagagagaagggaggaagaatgaaggtgaatcatagagagaagggaggaagaatgaaggtgaatcagagagagaaggaaggaagaaaccaggtgaatcagagagagaagggaggaagaatgaaggtgaatcgaagagagaagggaggaagaaaccaggtgaatcagagagagaagggaggaagaatgaaggtgaatcagagagagaagggaggaagaatgaaggtgaatcagagagagaagggaggaagaatgaaagtgaatcagagagagaagggaggaagaatgaaggtgaatcagagagagaagggaggaaaaatgaaggtgaatcagagagagaagggaggaagaatgaaggtgaatcagagagagaagggaggaagaaaccaggttaatcagagagagaagggaggaagaatgaaggtgaatcagagagagaagggaggaagaaaccaggtgaatcagagagagaagggaggaagaatgaaggtaaatcagagagagaagggaggaagaatgaaggtgaatcagagagaagggaggaagaaacaaggtgaatcagagagagaagggaggaagaaaccag
- the LOC127906831 gene encoding uncharacterized protein DDB_G0290685-like isoform X6, whose amino-acid sequence MTIPEKEREGRKKPGESEREGGKNEGESEREGRKKPGESEREGRKNEGESEREGRKNEGESEREGRKNESESEREGRKNEGESEREGRKNEGESEREGRKNEGESEREGRKNEGESEREVRNNEGESEREGRKKQGESEREGRKNEGESEREGRKKPGESEREGRKKQGESEREGRKNEGKYQREKGGRMKVNQREKGGRMTVNQREKGGRNQVNQREKGGRNKVNQRRKGGRNQVNQREKGGRLKVNQREKGGIMKVNQREKGGRMKVNHREKGGRMKVNQREKEGRNQVNQREKGGRMKVNRREKGGRNQVNQREKGGRMKVNQREKGGRMKVNQREKGGRMKVNQREKGGRMKVNQREKGGKMKVNQREKGGRMKVNQREKGGRNQVNQREKGGRMKVNQREKGGRNQVNQREKGGRMKVNQREKGGRMKVNQREGRKKQGESEREGRKKPGESEREGRKNGGESEREGRKNEGESEREVRNNEGESEREGRKKQGESEREGRKNEGESEREGRKKPGESEREGRKKQGESEREGRKNEGKYQREKGGRMKVNQREKGGRMTVNQREKGGRNQVNQREKGGRNKVNQRRKGGRNQVNQREKGGRNQLNQREKGGRMKINIRERREEE is encoded by the exons atgacaattccagagaaagagagagaagggaggaagaaaccaggtgaatcagagagagaaggggggaagaatgaaggtgaatcagagagagaagggaggaagaaaccAG gtgaatcagagagagaagggaggaagaatgaaggtgaatcagagagagaagggaggaagaatgaaggtgaatcagagagagaagggaggaagaatgaaagtgaatcagagagagaagggaggaagaatgaaggtgaatcagagagagaagggaggaaaaatgaag gtgaatcagagagagaagggaggaagaatgaaggtgaatcagagagagaagggaggaagaatgaaggtgaatcagagagagaagtgaggaacaatgaaggtgaatcagagagagaagggaggaagaaacaaggtgaatcagagagagaagggaggaagaatgaaggtgaatcagagagagaagggaggaagaaaccaggtgaatcagagagagaagggaggaagaaacaaggtgaatcagagagagaagggaggaagaatgaaggtaaatatcagagagagaagggaggaagaatgaaggtgaatcagagagagaagggaggaagaatgacggtgaatcagagagagaagggaggaagaaaccaggtgaatcagagagagaagggtggaagaaacaaggtgaatcagagaaggaagggaggaagaaaccaggtgaatcagagagagaagggaggaagattgaaggtgaatcagagagagaagggaggaataatgaaggtgaatcagagagagaagggaggaagaatgaaggtgaatcatagagagaagggaggaagaatgaaggtgaatcagagagagaaggaaggaagaaaccaggtgaatcagagagagaagggaggaagaatgaaggtgaatcgaagagagaagggaggaagaaaccaggtgaatcagagagagaagggaggaagaatgaaggtgaatcagagagagaagggaggaagaatgaaggtgaatcagagagagaagggaggaagaatgaaagtgaatcagagagagaagggaggaagaatgaaggtgaatcagagagagaagggaggaaaaatgaaggtgaatcagagagagaagggaggaagaatgaaggtgaatcagagagagaagggaggaagaaaccaggttaatcagagagagaagggaggaagaatgaaggtgaatcagagagagaagggaggaagaaaccaggtgaatcagagagagaagggaggaagaatgaaggtaaatcagagagagaagggaggaagaatgaaggtgaatcagagagaagggaggaagaaacaaggtgaatcagagagagaagggaggaagaaaccaggtgaatcagagagagaagggaggaagaatggaggtgaatcagagagagaagggaggaagaatgaaggtgaatcagagagagaagtgaggaacaatgaaggtgaatcagagagagaagggaggaagaaacaaggtgaatcagagagagaagggaggaagaatgaaggtgaatcagagagagaagggaggaagaaaccaggtgaatcagagagagaagggaggaagaaacaaggtgaatcagagagagaagggaggaagaatgaaggtaaatatcagagagagaagggaggaagaatgaaggtgaatcagagagagaagggaggaagaatgacggtgaatcagagagagaagggaggaagaaaccaggtgaatcagagagagaagggtggaagaaacaaggtgaatcagagaaggaagggaggaagaaaccaggtgaatcagagagagaagggaggaagaaaccagttgaatcagagagagaagggaggaagaatgaagataaatatcagagagagaagggaggaagaatga
- the LOC127906831 gene encoding ABC transporter F family member 4-like isoform X23: MTIPEKEREGRKKPGESEREGGKNEGESEREGRKKPGESEREGRKNEGESEREGRKNEGESEREGRKNESESEREGRKNEGESEREGRKNEGESEREGRKNEGESEREGRKNEGESEREVRNNEGESEREGRKKQGESEREGRKNEGESEREGRKKPGESEREGRKKQGESEREGRKNEGKYQREKGGRMKVNQREKGGRMTVNQREKGGRNQVNQREKGGRNKVNQRRKGGRNQVNQREKGGRLKVNQREKGGIMKVNQREKGGRMKVNHREKGGRMKVNQREKEGRNQVNQREKGGRMKVNRREKGGRNQVNQREKGGRMKVNQREKGGRMKVNQREKGGRMKVNQREKGGRMKVNQREKGGKMKVNQREKGGRMKVNQREKGGRNQVNQREKGGRMKVNQREKGGRNQVNQREKGGRMKVNQREKGGRMKVNQREK, from the exons atgacaattccagagaaagagagagaagggaggaagaaaccaggtgaatcagagagagaaggggggaagaatgaaggtgaatcagagagagaagggaggaagaaaccAG gtgaatcagagagagaagggaggaagaatgaaggtgaatcagagagagaagggaggaagaatgaaggtgaatcagagagagaagggaggaagaatgaaagtgaatcagagagagaagggaggaagaatgaaggtgaatcagagagagaagggaggaaaaatgaag gtgaatcagagagagaagggaggaagaatgaaggtgaatcagagagagaagggaggaagaatgaaggtgaatcagagagagaagtgaggaacaatgaaggtgaatcagagagagaagggaggaagaaacaaggtgaatcagagagagaagggaggaagaatgaaggtgaatcagagagagaagggaggaagaaaccaggtgaatcagagagagaagggaggaagaaacaaggtgaatcagagagagaagggaggaagaatgaaggtaaatatcagagagagaagggaggaagaatgaaggtgaatcagagagagaagggaggaagaatgacggtgaatcagagagagaagggaggaagaaaccaggtgaatcagagagagaagggtggaagaaacaaggtgaatcagagaaggaagggaggaagaaaccaggtgaatcagagagagaagggaggaagattgaaggtgaatcagagagagaagggaggaataatgaaggtgaatcagagagagaagggaggaagaatgaaggtgaatcatagagagaagggaggaagaatgaaggtgaatcagagagagaaggaaggaagaaaccaggtgaatcagagagagaagggaggaagaatgaaggtgaatcgaagagagaagggaggaagaaaccaggtgaatcagagagagaagggaggaagaatgaaggtgaatcagagagagaagggaggaagaatgaaggtgaatcagagagagaagggaggaagaatgaaagtgaatcagagagagaagggaggaagaatgaaggtgaatcagagagagaagggaggaaaaatgaaggtgaatcagagagagaagggaggaagaatgaaggtgaatcagagagagaagggaggaagaaaccaggttaatcagagagagaagggaggaagaatgaaggtgaatcagagagagaagggaggaagaaaccaggtgaatcagagagagaagggaggaagaatgaag gtgaatcagagagagaagggaggaagaatgaaggtgaatcagagagagaagtga
- the LOC127906831 gene encoding uncharacterized protein DDB_G0290685-like isoform X19, whose translation MTIPEKEREGRKKPGESEREGGKNEGESEREGRKKPGESEREGRKNEGESEREGRKNEGESEREGRKNESESEREGRKNEGESEREGRKNEGESEREGRKNEGESEREGRKNEGESEREVRNNEGESEREGRKKQGESEREGRKNEGESEREGRKKPGESEREGRKKQGESEREGRKNEGKYQREKGGRMKVNQREKGGRMTVNQREKGGRNQVNQREKGGRNKVNQRRKGGRNQVNQREKGGRLKVNQREKGGIMKVNQREKGGRMKVNHREKGGRMKVNQREKEGRNQVNQREKGGRMKVNRREKGGRNQVNQREKGGRMKVNQREKGGRMKVNQREKGGRMKVNQREKGGRMKVNQREKGGKMKVNQREKGGRMKVNQREKGGRNQVNQREKGGRMKVNQREKGGRNQVNQREKGGRMKVNQREKGGRMKVNQREGRKKQGESEREGRKKPGESEREGRKNGGESEREGRKNEGESEREVRNNEGESEREGRKKQGESEREGRKNEGESEREGRKKPGESEREGRKNEGESEREGRKNEGESERREEETR comes from the exons atgacaattccagagaaagagagagaagggaggaagaaaccaggtgaatcagagagagaaggggggaagaatgaaggtgaatcagagagagaagggaggaagaaaccAG gtgaatcagagagagaagggaggaagaatgaaggtgaatcagagagagaagggaggaagaatgaaggtgaatcagagagagaagggaggaagaatgaaagtgaatcagagagagaagggaggaagaatgaaggtgaatcagagagagaagggaggaaaaatgaag gtgaatcagagagagaagggaggaagaatgaaggtgaatcagagagagaagggaggaagaatgaaggtgaatcagagagagaagtgaggaacaatgaaggtgaatcagagagagaagggaggaagaaacaaggtgaatcagagagagaagggaggaagaatgaaggtgaatcagagagagaagggaggaagaaaccaggtgaatcagagagagaagggaggaagaaacaaggtgaatcagagagagaagggaggaagaatgaaggtaaatatcagagagagaagggaggaagaatgaaggtgaatcagagagagaagggaggaagaatgacggtgaatcagagagagaagggaggaagaaaccaggtgaatcagagagagaagggtggaagaaacaaggtgaatcagagaaggaagggaggaagaaaccaggtgaatcagagagagaagggaggaagattgaaggtgaatcagagagagaagggaggaataatgaaggtgaatcagagagagaagggaggaagaatgaaggtgaatcatagagagaagggaggaagaatgaaggtgaatcagagagagaaggaaggaagaaaccaggtgaatcagagagagaagggaggaagaatgaaggtgaatcgaagagagaagggaggaagaaaccaggtgaatcagagagagaagggaggaagaatgaaggtgaatcagagagagaagggaggaagaatgaaggtgaatcagagagagaagggaggaagaatgaaagtgaatcagagagagaagggaggaagaatgaaggtgaatcagagagagaagggaggaaaaatgaaggtgaatcagagagagaagggaggaagaatgaaggtgaatcagagagagaagggaggaagaaaccaggttaatcagagagagaagggaggaagaatgaaggtgaatcagagagagaagggaggaagaaaccaggtgaatcagagagagaagggaggaagaatgaaggtaaatcagagagagaagggaggaagaatgaaggtgaatcagagagaagggaggaagaaacaaggtgaatcagagagagaagggaggaagaaaccaggtgaatcagagagagaagggaggaagaatggaggtgaatcagagagagaagggaggaagaatgaaggtgaatcagagagagaagtgaggaacaatgaaggtgaatcagagagagaagggaggaagaaacaaggtgaatcagagagagaagggaggaagaatgaag